In the genome of Eschrichtius robustus isolate mEscRob2 chromosome 12, mEscRob2.pri, whole genome shotgun sequence, one region contains:
- the PFDN6 gene encoding prefoldin subunit 6: MAELIQKKLQGEVEKYQQLQKDLSKSMSGRQKLEAQLTENNIVKEELALLDGSNMVFKLLGPVLVKQELGEARATVGKRLDYITAEIKRYESQLRDLERQSEQQRETLAQLQQEFQRAQAAKAGAPGKV; encoded by the exons ATGGCTGAGCTAATCCAGAAGAAGCTACAGGGAGAAGTGGAGAAATATCAACAGCTACAGAAGG ACTTGAGTAAATCCATGTCAGGGAGGCAGAAACTAGAGGCACAACTAACAGAAAATAATATCGTGAAAGAG GAACTGGCCCTGCTGGATGGATCCAATATGGTCTTTAAACTTCTGGGTCCCGTGCTGGTCAAACAGGAGCTGGGGGAAGCTCGGGCCACAGTGGGGAAAAGGCTGGACTACATCACGGCTGAGAT taAGCGATACGAATCCCAGCTCCGGGACCTAGAGCGACAGTCAGAGCAACAGAGAGAGACCCTTGCTCAGCTGCAGCAGGAGTTCCAGCGGGCCCAGGCAGCAAAAGCGGGGGCTCCTGGGAAGGTCTGA
- the RGL2 gene encoding ral guanine nucleotide dissociation stimulator-like 2 has protein sequence MLPRPLRLFWDTSPPGGVVLSSFRSRDPEEGGGPGGRGVGGGQEEEEEEEEEEEDDEAPVSVWDEEEDGATFTVTSRQYRPVDPLAPRPPPRSSRRLRAGTLEALVRHLLDARTSGTDVTFTAAFLATHRAFTSTPALLGLMADRLEALESHPTDELERTKGVAISVLSTWLASHPEDFGSEVKGQIDRLESFLLRTGYAAGEGVGGGGADLIRNLRSRVDPQTPELPKPLALPGDPPADPTDVLVFLADHLAEQLTLLDAELFLNLVPSQCLGGLWGHRDRPGHSHLCPSVRATVIQFNKVAGAVVSSVLGATSTGEGPGEVTIRPLRPPQRARLLEKWIRVAEECRLLRNFSSVYAVVSALQSSPIHRLRAAWGEAARDSLRVFSSLCQIFSEEDNYSQSRELLLQEVKLQPSLEPNSKKSPRSGSRGGGVVPYLGTFLKDLVMLDAASKDELENGYINFDKRRKEFAVLSELRQLQNKCCGYDLQPDPDIQQWLQGLRPLTEAQSHQVSCEVEPSSTSDPPAPRVLRPTLVISQWTEVLGSVGGPTPLVSWDWPSVGAEEVPGTPAPLLTRLAQHMKWPSVSSLDSALESTPALQSPADPSHLSPPASSPRPSRGHRRSASCGSPLSGGAEGASRGAGYGGGGPGPGSSDCRIIRVQMELGEDGSVYKSILVTSQDKAPSVISRVLKKNNRDSAVASEYELVQLLPGERELTIPPSANVFYAMDGASLDFLLRQRRRPSTATLGRASGPSASGTPPSEGGGGSFPRIKATGRKIARALF, from the exons ATGCTCCCGCGGCCCCTGCGGCTGTTTTGGGACACGAGCCCCCCCGGGGGAGTCGTGCTGAGCAGCTTCCGGAGTCGAGACCCCGAAGAGGGTGGGGGCCCAGGTGGCCGGGGCGTGGGcggagggcaggaggaggaggaggaggaggaggaggaggaggaagacgaCGAG GCCCCTGTGTCTGTCTGGGACGAGGAGGAGGATGGTGCCACCTTTACTGTCACAAGTCGCCAGTATCGGCCTGTTGATCCCTTG GCCCCGAGGCCTCCCCCGCGTTCCTCCCGGAGGCTCCGAGCTGGCACTCTGGAGGCCCTGGTCAGACACCTGCTGGACGCCCGGACATCAGGGACTGACGTGACCTTCACGGCAGCCTTCCTGGCTACTCACCGGGCCTTCACCTCCACGCCTGCCCTGCTAGGGCTTATGGCTGACAG GCTGGAAGCCCTTGAATCTCATCCTACAGATGAGCTAGAGAGGACAAAAGG GGTAGCCATCTCTGTATTGTCAACCTGGCTGGCCTCTCACCCTGAGGATTTTGGCTCTGAGGTCAAGGGTCAGATTGACCGGCTTGAGAGCTTCTTGCTTCGGACAGGGTATGCAGCAGGGGAGGGTGTTGGGGGGGGCGGCGCTGACCTCATCCGCAACCTCCGGTCCCGGGTGGACCCCCAGACCCCCGAACTTCCTAAGCCCCTGGCCCTCCCCGGCGATCCCCCTGCTGACCCCACGGATGTCCTGGTGTTCCTCGCTGACCACTTGGCCGAACAGCTGACCCTGCTAGATGCG GAGCTATTTCTCAATCTGGTACCCTCTCAGTGCCTGGGGGGCCTGTGGGGTCACAGAGACCGGCCAGGACATTCCCACCTCTGCCCATCTGTCCGGGCTACTGTCATACAGTTCAACAAGGTGGCAGGGGCAGTGGTCAGCTCTGTCCTGGGGGCTACCTCAACCGGAGAGGGGCCTGGGGAGGTGACCATACGGCCACTCCGTCCCCCACAGAGGGCCCGGCTGCTGGAGAAGTGGATCCGTGTGGCAGAG GAGTGCCGTCTGCTCCGAAACTTCTCTTCAGTGTATGCTGTGGTGTCGGCCCTGCAATCCAGCCCCATCCACAGGCTTCGGGCAGCCTGGGGGGAAGCAGCCAG GGACAGCCTCAGAGTCTTTTCCAGCCTCTGCCAGATTTTCTCCGAGGAGGATAATTATTCCCAGAGCCGGGAGCTCCTCCTGCAG GAGGTGAAGCTGCAGCCTTCTCTGGAGCCAAATTCCAAGAAGTCCCCGAGGTCTGGCTCCCGGGGTGGG GGTGTGGTCCCATACCTTGGCACCTTCTTGAAGGACCTCGTGATGCTGGACGCAGCCTCCAAGGATGAGCTGGAG AACGGATACATCAATTTTGACAAGCGGAGGAAG GAGTTTGCTGTCCTTTCTGAGCTGAGGCAGCTCCAGAACAAATGTTGTGGCTATGACCTCCAACCTGACCCCGATATCCAGCAGTGGCTACAGGGGCTCCGGCCACTGACAGAGGCCCAGAG CCATCAAGTGTCCTGTGAGGTGGAGCCATCCAGTACCAGTGACCCTCCTGCCCCGCGGGTGCTTCGGCCAACGCTGGTCATCTCTCAGTGGACAGA GGTGCTGGGTTCTGTTGGAGGTCCCACACCCCTTGTCTCCTGGGACTGGCCCAGTGTGGGGGCAGAGGAGGTGCCTGGAACCCCCGCTCCACTGCTGACCCGGCTGGCCCAG CACATGAAGTGGCCGTCTGTCTCATCTCTGGACTCCGCCCTGGAAAGCACTCCAGCCCTGCAGAGTCCCGCTGACCCCAGCCACCTCTCTCCCCCCGCTTCCTCCCCGAGGCCTTCTCGAGGTCACCGCCGCTCAGCCTCCTGTGGCTCCCCGCTCAGTGGGGGTGCAGAAGGGGCCTCCAGGGGGGctggatatgggggaggggggccTGGGCCAGGGTCCTCTGATTGCCGCATCATCCGAGTCCAGATGGAGCTGGGGGAAGACGGCAGTGTCTACAAGAGCATCTTG GTGACAAGCCAGGACAAGGCTCCAAGTGTCATCAGTCGTGTCCTTAAGAAAAACAATCGTGATTCTGCGGTGGCTTCAGAGTATGAGCTAGTGCAGCTGCTCCCAGGGGAGCGAG AGCTGACCATCCCCCCCTCGGCTAACGTCTTCTACGCTATGGATGGAGCTTCACTCGATTTCCTCCTGCGGCAGCGGCGACGGCCCTCCACTGCTACACTGGGCCGCGCCAGTGGCCCTTCTGCCTCGGGAACTCCCCCaagtgagggaggagggggttCTTTTCCCAGGATCAAGGCCACAGGGAGGAAGATTGCCCGAGCACTGTTCTGA
- the TAPBP gene encoding tapasin: MKPLSLLLAVALGSATAVLAGPAVIECWFVEDEGGGRLSKKPAALLLRQGSESPPPRPDLDPERYLKVHDPAGTLLAAFRRYPRDAPAPRCEMSHYVPLPASANWVSGLTPEQSCPRALDGTWLMVSMSSPVLSLSSLLRPQSEPQPEPALITMATAVLTVLTHTPTPCIRMGQDALLDLSFAYTPPTPKAATSLAPGPPPFGLEWRRQHLGKGHLMLAATPGLSGQMPVAREGAVAFAAWDDDEPLGPWTGNGTFWLPAVQPFQEGTYLATVHLPYLQGQTTLELAVQKPPKVALTPAPLIWAAPREAPPELLCLVSHFYPSEGLEVEWELWDGPEGRFQKAEGQRWLSALSHHLDGSVSLSAHLQPPPVTTGQHGARYACRVHHPSLPASGRSAKVTLQVAGLSGPSLEDGVGLFLSAFLLLGFINVLGWAAAYLATSKDSTEKKTQ; the protein is encoded by the exons ATGAAGCCCTTGTCCCTGCTCCTCGCTGTGGCTCTGG gctCGGCGACCGCCGTCTTGGCGGGACCCGCAGTGATAGAGTGCTGGTTCGTGGAGGATGAGGGCGGCGGCCGGTTGTCCAAGAAACCTGCTGCACTGCTGCTGCGCCAGGGCTCGGAGAGCCCACCTCCCCGGCCGGACCTCGACCCAGAGCGCTACCTCAAAGTGCATG ACCCCGCGGGCACCCTCCTGGCCGCCTTCAGGCGATACCCGCGGGACGCCCCCGCGCCACGCTGCGAAATGAGCCACTACGTCCCGCTCCCTGCCTCGGCGAACTGGGTCAGCGGCTTGACCCCGGAGCAGAGCTGCCCGCGGGCCCTGGATGGGACTTGGCTCATGGTCAGCATGTCCAGCCCGGTCCTCAGCCTCTCCAGCCTCCTTCGACCACAGTCCGAGCCTCAGCCGGAGCCTGCTCTCATCACCATGGCAACAG CTGTGCTGACTGTCCTCACTCACACCCCCACCCCTTGCATCCGAATGGGACAAGATGCCCTGCTGGACTTGAGCTTTGCCTacacgccccccacccccaaggctgCTACCTCTCTGGCCCCAGGTCCCCCTCCCTTtgggctggaatggcgacgccaGCACCTGGGTAAGGGGCACCTGATGCTGGCTGCGACTCCTGGGCTGAGTGGGCAAATGCCAGTTGCCCGAGAGGGGGCGGTGGCATTTGCTGCTTGGGATGATGATGAGCCCTTGGGGCCATGGACCGGAAATGGGACCTTCTGGCTGCCTGCAGTGCAGCCCTTCCAGGAGGGCACCTATCTGGCTACTGTACACCTGCCATACCTGCAAGGGCAGACCACCCTGGAGCTTGCTGTACAGA AGCCCCCCAAGGTGGCCCTGACACCAGCACCTCTTATATGGGCTGCCCCCAGGGAGGCACCCCCGGAGCTGCTCTGCCTCGTGTCCCACTTCTACCCTTCCGAGGGCCTGGAGGTGGAGTGGGAGCTCTGGGATGGCCCAGAGGGTCGCTTTCAGAAGGCCGAGGGGCAGAGGTGGCTCTCGGCCCTGAGCCATCACTTAGATGGCTCTGTGAGCCTCTCTGCACACCTGCAGCCACCCCCGGTCACCACTGGGCAGCACGGGGCACGCTATGCCTGTCGTGTCCACCACCCCAGCCTGCCCGCCTCGGGGCGCAGCGCCAAGGTCACCCTGCAGGTAGCTG GTCTCTCTGGGCCCTCTCTGGAGGATGGCGTAGGCCTCTTCCTGTCTGCCTTTCTCCTCCTTGGGTTCATCAACGTGCTGGGCTGGGCCG CTGCCTACCTGGCAACTTCCAAGGATTCAACGGAAAAG aaaacacAGTGA
- the ZBTB22 gene encoding zinc finger and BTB domain-containing protein 22, whose product MEPSPLSPSGAALPLPLSLAPPPLPLPAAAVVHVSFPEVTSALLESLNQQRLQGQLCDVSIRVQGREFRAHRAVLAASSPYFHDQVLLKGMTSISLPSVMDPGAFETVLASAYTGRLSMAAADIVNFLTVGSVLQMWHIVDKCTELLREGRASATTTTITTAAATSVTVPGAGVPSGSGGTVAPATVGSVRFHASSRASENQSPSSSNYFSPRESTDFSSSSQEAFAASAVGSGERRGGGPVFPAPVVGSGGATSGKLLLEADELCDDGGDGRGAVVPGAGLRRPTYAPPSIVPQKHWVYVKRGGNCPAPAPLVPQDPDLEEDEEEEDLVLTCEDDEDEELGGGSGVPAGGGPEATLSISDVRTLSEPPDKGEEQVNFCESSNDFGPYEGGGPGAGLDDSGGPTPSSYAPSHPSRPLLPLDMQGNQILVFPSSSSSSSSSQAPGQPPGNQAEHGAVTLGSTSAGALGMPGGTGGTPGGTGSGDGNKIFLCHCGKAFSHKSMRDRHVNMHLNLRPFDCPVCNKKFKMKHHLTEHMKTHTGLKPYECGVCAKKFMWRDSFMRHRGHCERRHRLGGGGGAGPGPGGTTGPTLQPKRESPGGGGSGDEASGATPPSSRRVWSPPSVHKVEMGFSGGGGAN is encoded by the coding sequence ATGGAGCCATCTCCTCTGTCTCCCAGCGGGGCAGCACTCCCCCTGCCTCTATCGCTGGCCCCACCACCACTGCCCCTGCCTGCAGCGGCAGTGGTGCACGTGTCCTTCCCCGAGGTGACCAGTGCCCTCTTGGAGTCTCTCAATCAGCAGCGGCTGCAGGGCCAGCTCTGTGATGTGTCCATCCGAGTGCAGGGACGGGAGTTCAGGGCTCATCGTGCTGTCCTGGCTGCCTCTTCCCCTTACTTCCACGACCAGGTCCTACTCAAGGGCATGACCTCCATCTCGCTGCCCAGCGTCATGGACCCAGGCGCCTTCGAGACTGTCTTGGCTTCAGCTTATACTGGCCGCCTCAGCATGGCCGCTGCTGACATTGTCAACTTCCTCACAGTGGGGTCTGTGCTCCAAATGTGGCACATCGTGGATAAGTGCACTGAACTCCTCCGAGAGGGCCGGGCCtcagccaccaccaccaccatcaccactgctGCAGCCACATCGGTCACTGTCCCTGGTGCTGGGGTCCCCTCAGGGAGTGGGGGCACCGTGGCCCCTGCCACTGTGGGCTCTGTACGCTTCCATGCCTCCAGTCGGGCCAGTGAGAATCAGTCCCCCAGCAGCAGCAACTATTTCAGCCCTCGGGAGTCCACTGATTTCTCATCTTCCTCCCAGGAGGCTTTTGCAGCTTCTGCAGTGGGCAGTGGGGAGCGTCGAGGAGGTGGCCCTGTATTCCCCGCCCCTGTGGTTGGCAGTGGGGGGGCTACCTCTGGGAAGCTGCTGCTGGAGGCAGATGAGCTGTGTGATgatggtggggatgggaggggtgCAGTGGTCCCTGGGGCTGGGCTCCGCCGGCCCACCTATGCACCCCCCAGCATTGTGCCGCAGAAACACTGGGTATATGTGAAACGGGGTGGAAACTGCCCAGCACCAGCGCCCCTGGTTCCCCAAGACCCAGACCTggaagaggatgaggaggaggaagacttGGTGTTGACCTGTGAGGATGATGAAGATGAAGAGCTGGGGGGTGGCTCCGGGGTGCCAGCAGGGGGAGGACCTGAGGCTACCCTTAGCATAAGTGACGTCCGGACCCTGTCTGAGCCTCCAGACAAGGGAGAGGAGCAGGTCAATTTCTGTGAGTCCTCCAATGACTTTGGCCCCTATGAAGGTGGGGGTCCTGGGGCAGGGCTTGATGACTCAGGGGGACCAACCCCTTCCTCCtatgctccctcccacccttcgaGGCCCCTGCTTCCACTGGACATGCAGGGCAACCAGATCCTAGTCTTCCCatcctcttcatcctcctcctcctcctcacaggCTCCAGGCCAGCCACCAGGGAACCAAGCTGAACATGGGGCAGTGACCCTGGGGAGCACATCAGCAGGGGCCCTGGGCATGCCAGGTGGCACCGGTGGGACTCCTGGAGGGACAGGCAGTGGGGATGGAAATAAGATCTTTCTGTGCCACTGTGGAAAGGCCTTCTCCCACAAGAGCATGCGAGATCGCCATGTGAACATGCACCTCAACCTGCGGCCCTTTGATTGCCCCGTGTGCAACAAAAAGTTCAAGATGAAGCATCACCTGACAGAGCACATGAAGACACACACAGGCCTCAAGCCCTACGAGTGCGGCGTCTGCGCCAAGAAGTTCATGTGGCGAGACAGTTTCATGCGCCACCGGGGACATTGTGAGCGCCGGCACCGCctaggcggcgggggcggggccggaccCGGACCCGGGGGGACTACCGGGCCAACCTTGCAGCCCAAGAGAGAGTCCCCCGGCGGCGGGGGCAGCGGCGACGAGGCGAGTGGGGCTACGCCCCCGTCCAGTCGACGGGTCTGGTCCCCGCCCAGCGTCCACAAGGTGGAGATGGGCTTCAGTGGGGGCGGAGGAGCAAACTGA
- the DAXX gene encoding death domain-associated protein 6 isoform X1, whose product MATANSIIVLDDDDEDEAAALPGPSHPPPNPASPRAEAPGSSQPHGAGGSSSSGGKKCYKLENEKLFEEFLELCKTQTADHPEVVPFLYNRQQRAHSLFLASAEFCNILSRVLSRAQSRPAKLYVYINELCTVLKAHSAKKKLNLAPAATTSSEPSGNNPPADPSSDPTSAETTASEAPRTHGSRRQIQRLEQLLALYVAEIRRLQEKELDLSELDDPDSTYLQEARLKRKLIRLFGRLCELKDCSSLTGRVIEQRIPYRGTRYPEVNRRIERLINKPGPDTFPDYGDVLRAVEKAAARHSLGLPRQQLQLMAQDAFRDVGIRLQERRHLDLIYNFGCHLTDDYRPGIDPALSDPALARRLRENRSLAMNRLDEVISKYAMMQDKSEEGERQKRRARLPQATSSHSADPSKASLDSGEGPSGMASQECPTTSKAETDDEDEESDEEEDEEEEEEDEEEEEEEATDSEEEEGLEQMQEGQGDDEEEEEEEEAGKDGDKSPMSPLQISTEKNLEPRKGISGSSGEQQNKGLTVSPSSLAEEPPAPSSVVAEGSGEHLEELPLEEESPMSQLFELEIEALPLDTTPSPEERDVSSSRKQSEDPFTTVLENGAAMVTSTSFNGGVSPHTWGDSSPPHKKSRKEKQTEAGPLGKSYVERQRAVHEKNEKKTHTLPSPPSPLASMAPVADSSTRVDSPSHGLVTSSLCSPFPARLSHTPQSQPSRPGTFKMSVATQCDPEEIIVLSDSD is encoded by the exons ATGGCCACCGCTAACAGCATCATCGTGCTGGATGATGATGACGAAGATGAAGCAGCTGCTCTGCCAgggccctcccacccaccccccaatccGGCTTCACCCAGGGCAGAAGCCCCTggctcctcccagccccacggGGCTGGAGGAAGCAGTAGTTCGGGCGGCAAGAAATGCTACAAGTTGGAGAATGAGAAGCTGTTTGAAGAG TTCCTTGAACTGTGTAAGACGCAGACGGCGGACCACCCTGAGGTGGTCCCGTTCCTCTATAACCGGCAGCAGCGGGCCCACTCTCTGTTTTTGGCCTCGGCGGAGTTCTGCAACATCCTCTCTCGGGTCCTCTCTCGGGCCCAGAGCCGGCCAGCTAAGCTCTATGTCTACATTAATGAGCTCTGCACTGTTCTCAAGGCCCACTCAGCCAAGAAGAAGCTGAACCTGGCCCCTGCTGCCACCACCTCTAGTGAGCCCTCTGGGAATAACCCTCCTGCAGACCCCTCCTCGGACCCCACAAGTGCTGAGACCACTGCCTCTGAGGCCCCAAGGACCCATGGTTCCCGGCGGCAGATCCAGCGCTTGGAGCAGCTGCTGGCACTCTACGTGGCAGAGATCCGGCGGCTGCAGGAAAAGGAGTTGGATCTCTCAGAATTGGATGACCCAGACTCCACTTACCTGCAGGAGGCGAGGTTGAAGCGTAAGCTGATCCGCCTCTTTGGGCGGCTGTGTGAGCTGAAAGACTGCTCTTCACTGACAGGCCGGGTCATAGAGCAGCGCATCCCCTACCGTGGTACCCGCTACCCAGAGGTCAACAGGCGCATTGAGCGGCTTATCAACAAGCCAGGGCCTGATACCTTCCCTGACTATGGAGACGTACTGCGGGCCGTAGAGAAGGCAGCTGCTCGGCACAGCCTTGGCCTCCCCCGACAGCAGCTCCAGCTCATGGCTCAGGATGCCTTCCGAGATGTGGGCATCAGGTTACAGGAGCGTCGCCACCTTGATCTCATCTACAACTTTGGCTGTCACCTCACAGATGACTATAGGCCAG GCATTGATCCCGCACTGTCAGATCCTGCCCTGGCTCGGCGCCTGCGGGAGAACCGGAGCTTGGCTATGAACCGGCTGGATGAGGTCATCTCCAAGTACGCAATGATGCAAGACAAGAGCGAGGAGGGcgagagacagaagagaagagCCCGGCTCCCCCAAGCCACCTCTTCCCACTCTGCAGACCCCTCGAAAGCCTCCTTGGATTCCGGTGAG GGCCCTAGTGGGATGGCATCCCAGGAGTGCCCTACCACCTCCAAGGCTGAGACCGATGATGAAGATGAGGAaagtgatgaggaggaggatgaagaggaggaagaggaagatgaggaggaggaagaagaggaggccaCAGATTCCGAAGAAGAGGAGGGTCTGGAACAGATGCAGGAAGGTCAGGGGGacgatgaagaggaggaggaggaggaggaagcag ggaAGGATGGAGATAAGAGCCCCATGTCCCCACTACAGATCTCCACTGAAAAGAACCTGGAACCTCGCAAAGGGATCAGCGGGTCGTCGGGGGAGCAGCAAAACAAAGGACTCACAGTGTCACCATCTTCACTGGCAGAagagcccccagccccctccagcGTAGTTGCTGAAGGCAGTGGAGAGCACCTCGAGGAGTTGCCCCTGGAGGAAGAGAGCCCTATGTCTCAGCTCTTTGAGCTAGAGATTGAAGCCTTGCCCCTGGATACTACTCCTTCCCCTGAGGAGAGGGACgtttcctcttccaggaagcaatcAGAAGACCCCTTCACCACTGTCTTGGAGAATGGAGCAGCCATGGTCACCTCCACTTCCTTCAACGGAGGCGTCTCTCCTCACACCTGGGGAGATTCCAGTCCTCCCCACAAGAAATCTCGGAAGGAGAAGCAAACAGAAGCTGGGCCATTAGGAAAGAG CTATGTGGAAAGGCAAAGGGCAGTGCATGAGAAGAATGAGAAGAAGACACATACCCTGCCCAGCCCGCCTTCCCCCTTGGCTTCCATGGCTCCAGTTGCCGATTCCTCCACGAGGGTGGATTCTCCTAGCCACGGCCTGGTGACCAGCTCCCTCTGTAGCCCATTTCCAGCCCGGTTGTCCCACACCCCACAATCACAACCCTCCAGGCCTGGTACTTTTAAG ATGAGTGTGGCCACACAGTGTGATCCAGAGGAGATCATCGTGCTCTCAGACTCTGATTAa
- the DAXX gene encoding death domain-associated protein 6 isoform X2 — translation MATANSIIVLDDDDEDEAAALPGPSHPPPNPASPRAEAPGSSQPHGAGGSSSSGGKKCYKLENEKLFEEAHSAKKKLNLAPAATTSSEPSGNNPPADPSSDPTSAETTASEAPRTHGSRRQIQRLEQLLALYVAEIRRLQEKELDLSELDDPDSTYLQEARLKRKLIRLFGRLCELKDCSSLTGRVIEQRIPYRGTRYPEVNRRIERLINKPGPDTFPDYGDVLRAVEKAAARHSLGLPRQQLQLMAQDAFRDVGIRLQERRHLDLIYNFGCHLTDDYRPGIDPALSDPALARRLRENRSLAMNRLDEVISKYAMMQDKSEEGERQKRRARLPQATSSHSADPSKASLDSGEGPSGMASQECPTTSKAETDDEDEESDEEEDEEEEEEDEEEEEEEATDSEEEEGLEQMQEGQGDDEEEEEEEEAGKDGDKSPMSPLQISTEKNLEPRKGISGSSGEQQNKGLTVSPSSLAEEPPAPSSVVAEGSGEHLEELPLEEESPMSQLFELEIEALPLDTTPSPEERDVSSSRKQSEDPFTTVLENGAAMVTSTSFNGGVSPHTWGDSSPPHKKSRKEKQTEAGPLGKSYVERQRAVHEKNEKKTHTLPSPPSPLASMAPVADSSTRVDSPSHGLVTSSLCSPFPARLSHTPQSQPSRPGTFKMSVATQCDPEEIIVLSDSD, via the exons ATGGCCACCGCTAACAGCATCATCGTGCTGGATGATGATGACGAAGATGAAGCAGCTGCTCTGCCAgggccctcccacccaccccccaatccGGCTTCACCCAGGGCAGAAGCCCCTggctcctcccagccccacggGGCTGGAGGAAGCAGTAGTTCGGGCGGCAAGAAATGCTACAAGTTGGAGAATGAGAAGCTGTTTGAAGAG GCCCACTCAGCCAAGAAGAAGCTGAACCTGGCCCCTGCTGCCACCACCTCTAGTGAGCCCTCTGGGAATAACCCTCCTGCAGACCCCTCCTCGGACCCCACAAGTGCTGAGACCACTGCCTCTGAGGCCCCAAGGACCCATGGTTCCCGGCGGCAGATCCAGCGCTTGGAGCAGCTGCTGGCACTCTACGTGGCAGAGATCCGGCGGCTGCAGGAAAAGGAGTTGGATCTCTCAGAATTGGATGACCCAGACTCCACTTACCTGCAGGAGGCGAGGTTGAAGCGTAAGCTGATCCGCCTCTTTGGGCGGCTGTGTGAGCTGAAAGACTGCTCTTCACTGACAGGCCGGGTCATAGAGCAGCGCATCCCCTACCGTGGTACCCGCTACCCAGAGGTCAACAGGCGCATTGAGCGGCTTATCAACAAGCCAGGGCCTGATACCTTCCCTGACTATGGAGACGTACTGCGGGCCGTAGAGAAGGCAGCTGCTCGGCACAGCCTTGGCCTCCCCCGACAGCAGCTCCAGCTCATGGCTCAGGATGCCTTCCGAGATGTGGGCATCAGGTTACAGGAGCGTCGCCACCTTGATCTCATCTACAACTTTGGCTGTCACCTCACAGATGACTATAGGCCAG GCATTGATCCCGCACTGTCAGATCCTGCCCTGGCTCGGCGCCTGCGGGAGAACCGGAGCTTGGCTATGAACCGGCTGGATGAGGTCATCTCCAAGTACGCAATGATGCAAGACAAGAGCGAGGAGGGcgagagacagaagagaagagCCCGGCTCCCCCAAGCCACCTCTTCCCACTCTGCAGACCCCTCGAAAGCCTCCTTGGATTCCGGTGAG GGCCCTAGTGGGATGGCATCCCAGGAGTGCCCTACCACCTCCAAGGCTGAGACCGATGATGAAGATGAGGAaagtgatgaggaggaggatgaagaggaggaagaggaagatgaggaggaggaagaagaggaggccaCAGATTCCGAAGAAGAGGAGGGTCTGGAACAGATGCAGGAAGGTCAGGGGGacgatgaagaggaggaggaggaggaggaagcag ggaAGGATGGAGATAAGAGCCCCATGTCCCCACTACAGATCTCCACTGAAAAGAACCTGGAACCTCGCAAAGGGATCAGCGGGTCGTCGGGGGAGCAGCAAAACAAAGGACTCACAGTGTCACCATCTTCACTGGCAGAagagcccccagccccctccagcGTAGTTGCTGAAGGCAGTGGAGAGCACCTCGAGGAGTTGCCCCTGGAGGAAGAGAGCCCTATGTCTCAGCTCTTTGAGCTAGAGATTGAAGCCTTGCCCCTGGATACTACTCCTTCCCCTGAGGAGAGGGACgtttcctcttccaggaagcaatcAGAAGACCCCTTCACCACTGTCTTGGAGAATGGAGCAGCCATGGTCACCTCCACTTCCTTCAACGGAGGCGTCTCTCCTCACACCTGGGGAGATTCCAGTCCTCCCCACAAGAAATCTCGGAAGGAGAAGCAAACAGAAGCTGGGCCATTAGGAAAGAG CTATGTGGAAAGGCAAAGGGCAGTGCATGAGAAGAATGAGAAGAAGACACATACCCTGCCCAGCCCGCCTTCCCCCTTGGCTTCCATGGCTCCAGTTGCCGATTCCTCCACGAGGGTGGATTCTCCTAGCCACGGCCTGGTGACCAGCTCCCTCTGTAGCCCATTTCCAGCCCGGTTGTCCCACACCCCACAATCACAACCCTCCAGGCCTGGTACTTTTAAG ATGAGTGTGGCCACACAGTGTGATCCAGAGGAGATCATCGTGCTCTCAGACTCTGATTAa
- the SMIM40 gene encoding small integral membrane protein 40, translated as MAEEEGDVDEEDVFLAFARRPSPPRGPLRQAMDKAFFIFLVLVLTLLTLEAVYKLLWLLPWAKFGDWLLRTPQMEEELEL; from the coding sequence ATGGCTGAGGAGGAGGGTGATGTGGACGAGGAGGATGTGTTCCTGGCGTTTGCCCGGAGGCCCTCTCCTCCCAGGGGTCCCCTGCGGCAGGCCATGGACAAGGCCTTCTTCATCTTCCTGGTCCTCGTCCTGACACTACTGACGCTGGAGGCTGTTTATAAGCTGCTGTGGCTGTTACCATGGGCAAAGTTTGGGGACTGGCTCCTGAGAACACCTCAGATGGAGGAGGAGCTGGAACTGTGA